The DNA window CCCTCACCTCGTAGGTGAAGACTGAGCCGCCTGGGCACACGTGGGCGGCTATCCATATTGTGAGGAAGCCGCTGCCGGCCCCGGCCTCAAGCACTCTCATGCCCGGCGTGAGGCCGGCGAGGGAGGTCATGTAACCAGCGTCCTTCGGGTAGACCACCTGGCTCCTTCTGGGGTAGACGTGCATCATCATGTCGTAGAGGGTCGGCCTTAGCACGTAGGCCGCTCCCCTCTCAAGCTCAAGCCTTGAGCCCCAGGCAGCGCCCACGAGCTGGGAACCCCTGACAGCCCCGGCGAAGGTTGAGTACGAGGCCTTCCCCCTGGCCCTGAAGACGTAGGTCTTCCTCCTCTCCCTGCCCTCAACGAGCAGTAGCACCCAGTCGCCCTCGCCCACAGCGGACAAGCCGCATCCTTCAGCTCAGGGGACCGCCAGCTTATAGGGAGCTCGCTGACGCGTGCAGGTGACGCCTAAGAAAAAGGAAAGAAAAGGGGTTTAGGAGGAGCGCTCACTCCTCGGGCAACTTTATAACTACGGGCTCCTCCTCGAGCTTCTTCAGGTCAACGCCCGGCAGCAGGGTCGCCTCAGGCGGCAGCTGTATCCTCTCACCCTTCTCAGGCGGCGGCCCCACGACCTTGCTTACTCTCCTCTTGTAAAGGCCCAACCTATACCTGAACAGCTTGCTCCTTAGCGCCTGTATCGCCCCAGCTGGGTCGACGGCCTTCGGGCAGACGGCGCTGCAGGAGGCGGCGAAGTGACACCTGTGGCAGCCGTGCTCCGTGTCAACTATCAGGAACCTCTCGCCCCAGCCCTCGTCCCTTACGTCATTTACGAACCTGAGGGCGTACATGAGCGCCTGAGGCCCAAGGAACTGGGGGTCAGCCGCCACAACTGGGCAGGCGGCGTAGCAGAGGCCGCAGTAGATGCAGTTAGTGTACTGATATGTCTGAAGGTACTCGTCCGGGTACATGTCGTACTGTCCCTTGGGGCTCTCCTGCTCCTCCTTGTCCTTCCTTATGAGGTACGGCTTGACGCTCCTGTGCTTGTTGAAGAAGTCCATGAAGTCAGTCATCAGGTCCCTTATCACTGGGAAGTTGTAAAGCGGCTCAACCGTCATAACTGGGTTGGCCTCGCTGACCACCTCTGTCAGCTGCGTCTGGCACGCAAGCCTCGGGGTCCCATTGATTGTCATGCCGCAGCTGCCGCATATGCCCTGCCTGCAGCTGTACCTCAGCACCAGCGTGTGGTCCTGCTCCTCCTTTATCTTGAGCAGCGCGTCGAGAACAGTCATGCCCCTATGGGCTTCTATCTTGTACTCCTGCCACCACATCCTCTTGGCCTCAGGGTCGTACCTCCTTACCCTCACGATGACCTGTTTGGGTGGAACCCTCCTCGCGGCCTCTACGTCCATCGCCATGTGCTATCACCTCATGGGAGAGGCGGAAGCTTGACCACCGTGACGGTGGCTATGGCGGCGAACACTAAGAAGACTATCCAGAACAGCACGTTGATGGTCGTCTCGTAGAGCTTTCCCTGGTGAAGCTCAAGCAGCATCCCCTTTACCCCGTTGAGGCCGTGGAACAGGGCCACGTAGGCCAGCAGAAGCAGGGCCCAGCCGTAGGAGACGTAGTCATGGTAGACCCAGGAGGAAGTGAGCGTCTGGTCCATGGTGGACGCGCCCCATATCCATGGGACCCTCTGGAGCAGGTGGAAGCCGAGCAGCCCAATCATGAGTATAGCAGTTATGTACTGCCAGAGCTGAATACTTGAGGCCCTACCAGCCATCCCCCATCACCTCACGAGAATATTATCACCCCAGCTATGAGCCACAGTACTATCCAGACGACAAAAACTGCGTAAAGCCACTGGCGCTGGGCCGCCCTGAATGTACCAGGCACATAAGGCGGCCTCGGGTCGCCAGGCCTCCCAACCCCTACCCCGAAGAACTCAGCCAGGAGCAGCCTGACCCCGTTGGGGGCGTGGAAGAGCACGGCGCCGGCCACTATGAACTCGCCTATCCTGAACGCCAGGCCCGACTCTATCGCCATTATGTGGTTCCACAGCGCCCAGCCCGAGAGCCCGCTATACGGGAAGTACTGGGACCAGACGGGCGAGTCAGTCTCAATTATGTGGGCCAGCAGGAAGGCCAGTATTATGAAGCCCGTCACCCTGTGGAGCACGAAGGCGACCCTCTCGGGGTTGTCCCTGGTCCTGACCGTCCAGGGGTTTAGGCTTGACCTCCAGAAGCCAGGCCTGTTAGGTAGCTCCTCCGGGTCCCTCCTGCCCTCTGCCAAGGTCATCACCTCAGTACTTCCTCTCCACAGGCTTCCAGGTAGTGAGCGTCACGGGCTGGTATGTAAACGAGACGCCGAGGTTCGTACTTACGTCCTTTACCGCAATTGTGTGCTTGAGCCAGTTCACATCGTCCCTCTTGGGGTAGTCGGTCCTGTAGTGGGCGCCCCTGCTCTCGGTCCTGTTGAGGGCTGCCGCCGCGACGATCACGGCGTCCTGGAGCATGTTGTACGTCTCCAGGGCGGCCACCAGGTCCGTGTTGTAAATGGTGTCCTTGTCCTCGATGTAAACCGACGTCAGGAAGGAGTCCCTGAGCTTGAGGAGCTCTGAGAGGCCCTCGCTCATGTTGGTGTTGTCCCTGAAGACGTAGAAGTCCTTCATCATTATGTCGTGCATCTGTTTCTTCACCTGGTACGAGGGGGTGCCGCTCTCCCTCTTCAGGAGCCCCCAGACGAAGTCCTCCTCCTTCTTGGCCACATCAGGCTCCGGGCTTGAGGGCTCGCCTGCCTTGAGGGCGTACTCGCCGGCCAGCATCCCAGTTATCCTTCCGCTCACGAGGCACTCCGCCGTGGCGTTCCCCCCGAGCCTGTTGGCCCCGTGCACCGAGGCCGCGGCCGCCTCGCCTGCGGCGAAGAGGCCCTTGACCCACTTGCCGTCTGGCGTCATAACGCGATAGTATATGTCCGTTGCTATGCCCCCCATGTGGTAGTGCGCTGCCGGGAACACGGGCAGAGGCTCCTCGACGGGGTCTATGCCGACGTACCTTATCCCTATCTCCCTAATGTTCGGCAGCTTCTCGTTGATCTTCTCCTCGCCCAGGTGGGTCATGTCAAGCTGGACGTACGGCATGCCCGAGGCCTCATCTATGAACGCCCTGCCCTGCAGGTACTCCGTGTATATCGCCCTGGAGACCACATCCCTTGGGGCCAGGTCGAGGAACTTCGGCGCGTACCTCGTCATGAACCTCTCCCCGTTCTTGTTCTTAAGTATGGCGCCCTCCCCCCTGGCGCCCTCGGTTATCAGGATGCCGTTGGGCACCAGGCCGGTTGGGTGGAACTGGACCATCTCCGGGTCCTTTATCGCGAGGCCGGCCCTGTAGGCCGCTGCCATCCCGTCGCCTGTCACCGTGTGGGCGTAGGTCGTGAACGGGTAGAGCCTGCCCAGGCCTCCCATTGCTATTATGGCTGCCTTGCTCCTGAACATGTACAGCTTGCCGTCCTTGAGGTTTATGGCGAAGAGGCCCTTGTAGGCGTTGTTCTCAATTATGAAGTCCGTGACGAACCACTCGTCATACCTCTCCCAGCCGTCGTACTGGAGCAGCTTGTTGTAAAGGGTCCTCATAGCTGCGTGCCCGAGCCTGTCGGCAGCCATGGTAGTTCTTGGGAAGCTGTGGCCCCCGAAGGGCCTCTGCATTATCCTTCCGTCAGGCCTGCGGCTCCACGGCATGCCCCAGTGGTCCAGAAGCAGTATCTCCTCAGGCATGATCTTAACGAAGTTCCAGACCACGTCCTGGTCAGCAAGGAAGTCAGACCCCTTTATCGTGTCCCAGGCGTGCAGGGTGAAGCTGTCGCCCTCCTGAGGGTAGAGGGCCGCCGCCGTGCCGCCCTCGGCGGCCACGCTGTGGCTCCTCATGAGCTGTACTTTGCTTACCATGCCCACGTTGAGCTTGTCGCCGTACCTCCTCTTTATCTCAACGGCGGCCCTAAGACCCGCTATGCCCGACCCTACGATTACGATGTCATGATAAATGGTCTCCACGGGCATTCAGGGCTTCGCCTCTTGTTAACTTACACAGGGGAGAAGGCACAGGAGGTTTAAAAGCAAGAAGTAATTGTTTACACATATACATCTTAAGGTAACAGCTAATGACTACTTGGCCCTCAACTTCAAGCTCTCAACGTAGGACGAGTGGTCCAGGAACTTGGACTTGTCGAGAATCCCCTTGACCTCTATCACCGCTATCCAGCCGCCGTCATATGGCTCCTTGTTTATAAGCTCAGGCCTGTCCAGGAGCTGCTCGTTGACATCCTTAACGGTGCCCGTGACGGGCGAGTAGACCTCCGCCGTCGCCTTAACGGACTCCAGGACAGCGAGGTCCATGCCCTCCTTGACCTCCTGGCCCACCTTGGGCAGGTCAACGCCGACTATGTCCTTGAGCTGCCTCTGGGCGTAGTCAGTTATCCCGACCCTTATGGAGCTGCCCTCTACCTTAATCCACTCGTCGCTCTGCGTGTAGAGCAGGGAGTCGTCAACTAGGAAGGTCACCTTCCCGAGGCTCATCATGTACCTTGCCAAGCCAGACGCCCCGAGCTTTGCCTGAGGTGGATAATTTATATATGTTCAAAGGGCCGCTCTCATCATCTATCAGCACATCGCAGCAGGGTTACACGAAGGTCTTGGCAGGGTCGGCCGACCAAGCTTAATGTTAACATCTTGAGCCTCGAAAACATTATTAATGCTTTAAACCTTGGGCCGCTGAGCCTCCTTCGGCGTAGGGCTGTGGAGTCCATAGACGAGGCGATGAGGCTCGGAGCCTCCTTCGCTGACCTAAGGTACTTCAGGGCTAGAACCATGGCGGTCAGCAGCACGGAGTCCAGGGAGGTCGTAAACAACTACGGCGTGAGCGAGGGCCATGCCCTGAGGGTCCTCGTCAACGGCTCCTGGGGCTACTACACCACCTCTGAGAGCTCGGTAGGCGCAGGGGCGGCGCGCGAGGCCTTCAAGTCGGCCTCCGGCCAGGGGAACGTCAGGGTCTACGAGCTCAGACCGCTGAGGGACAGGGTTGAGGTCAAGGTGAGGAGACCCCTGGCCGAGGACCCCGCTGAAGTGATGAGGGAGCTCAGGAGGATAAGGGAGCAGGTGAGGGCCCAGGAGCCCAGGGTTAAGTCAATAACCGTCAACTACTCCCAGGTGGAGTACGACAAGGGCTACTGGAGCAGCGACGGCAGGGACCTGGAGCTAAGGTACTCGATATCGAGGGTTTCGCTTACGGCGGTCGCCAGGGAGGGCGACGTCGTGGCCTCAGCCTACGCCTCAAAGTCCACCTACCTCGGCTACGCCCTTGAGGTGTTTGATGTAAATGAGCTCATAGACCTGCTGCTGAGGAGGCTGAGGTCCCAGCTCAAGGGGGTGACGGTGAGGCCGGGCCAGTACCAGGTGGTGCTGAGCCCTGACGTCTCTGGCGTCTTCGCCCACGAGGCCCTGGGCCACCTGGCGGAGGCGGACATAGCGGTTGACGGCATACTCGGGAAGCTGAGGGGCAGGAGGGTGGCGGCTGACTTCGTCAACGTCTCTGACTCGCCCCAGCTTGACGACCCGATGGCCATAGGCATAACCCCGTACGACGACGAGGGCGTGAGGGGAAGGGAGGTCAAGATAATAGAGGGAGGCGTCATGAGGGAGCTCATGAACGACAGGTCCTACGCCGCCTCCCTGGGCGAGGAGCCCACGGGCAACGGGAGGGCGGAGGACTTCAGGAGCAGCGTCGTGGTGAGGATGAGGAACACCTACTTCAAGCCCGGCGACATGAGTCTCGAGGAGCTGCTGGAGGGCGTGAAGGACGGCTTCCTGATGGAGTCTGTGATGGGAGGACAGACGAGCAATGACGGCACGTTCCAGTTCGGCATACAGGAGGGCTACCGCGTTGTTAACGGGGAGGTGAGGGAGCCCATAAGGGGCGCCGGCATAGCGGGCTACACCATAGAGACCATAGGCAACATAGACGGGGTCAGCAGGGACTTCAAGGTGTGGCCCGGTGTGTGCGGCAAGGCAGGGCAGAGTGTCTTCGTGGGCACTGGCGGGCCCTACGTCAGGGTCTCTAAGATGAAGGTGGGATGAGATGGAGGCTATCTCAAGGCTCCTGGGCGAGGCCTCAGCCTCAGGGGCGCAGGCAGAGGTGATCTACGTCAGGTCGCGCTCAGTGGAGCTCTCCTGGGAGAAGATGAAGCAGTACGGCATGACTTACGTCGAGGAGGGCTGCGGCCTCAGGGTCGTCAAAGATGGCAGGGTTGGCTTCGCTTACTCTAACAGGTGCAGCGGGGACCTAGTCAAGATGGCCCTCTCGGCCGCCAAGGCCTCGGAGCCGGACAGCGCCAACTCCCTGCCCGCCCCCGAGCCCGTGCAGCCCATCGAGGGCTCCTACGACAGCTCCCTCGAGGAGCCCTGGGAGGCCCTGAGGGGCTTCATGGAGGCGGTGCTCTCCTACAGGGGAGGGCACCTTAACATAATCTCTGCAAGGGCATGGGGAGGCACCGCCCTGGTCAGCGTGGCGAGCACGGAGGGCGTCGACGTCAGCTCCAGCGCCTCCTTCGTCGGCGCCGCGGCCACGGGCAACTACATGGGGGAGAGCTACGTCGGGCCTGAGATATACGAGTACGGCGACTCAAGGGCGGCCAGGGGCGTCAAAGTTGACGACTTCATGAGGGAGCTCTCGAGGAAGGCGGAGCTGACAGGCAAGAGGGAGCAGCTGAAGAGGACTGACAGGCCGGTGGCGCTCACCCCTAAGGCCATCAACGAGCTCCTCTTCCCCCTGCTAAACCACGCCGTAAGCCTTGAGAGCGTCTACAGGTCAAGGTCCCCGCTCAAGCCAGGGGACTTCGTGGGCAACAGGGTCACAGTAATTGATAACCCGAGGCTGCCGGAGGGCGCCTGGTCCAGGCCCTTCGACGGCGAGGGCCTGCCGACTAGGGAGGTCGCAGTGATTGACGCAGGCACCTTCAGGACGCCGCTCTCAAACACCTTCTGGGCCAACAAGGCTGGCGGGGTCAACACCCACTCCTCCTGGAGGACCTTCATGACGCTCCCAGCAATATCAGCTACCTACCTAGTGATTGACGCTCAGGGCGCCGGCGACCTGGGGGACGCGGTCTTTGTTGATCAGGTCCAGGGGGTTCACACGAGCAACTTCGACACAGGCGAGTTCGCTGTAAACGCGGCGATAGCCTGGGACGGCGACGGGGGGCTGAGGGAGTTCGTGCTCTCAGGCGACCTAAAGCAGCTTCTTGGGGGTCTAGTGGGCCTGGCCCCAGACAGGAGGAGGTACGGGAGGGTGGTCAGCGGCACGGCCCTAGTGCAGGGCCTCCGCATCTCCTCATGAGCGTCTCAGCTTTTATTTCCCGGCGGACATCAGCAGGCACGAGCAGCCTTGGGCGCCTCAAGGGCCTTCGCAATAGTAGTGCTCGTAATATTCCTGGTCGCCATCTTCTCAGCGCTAGCCTACGTCGTACCGCTGCCCCGCAGGGGCCAGCTAACTACGTCAACGCGTGCAGCCTCAAGCACCAGGACGGCCAGGGTAACCAGAACTACATCAACGACAGCCACTGAGACCACAACTAGCCCGCCTGCCCCGCAGGGCAGCGCCCTCGCCATAGTTGAGGTGATCCCAAGGAACACGAGCGGGGTCCTTAACGTCACCGCCCTGGTTTTCTATGACGGCTTCAACTCAACCAACCTCACCTACGCCGCGCTTAGGTGGCCCAACGGCACGGTGGCCTGCAGCAGGGAGCTGAACATAACCGTGAAGTACTACTCTGACACCAGGGTATGGGTGAGCTGCGAGGGCGTGCCCTTCAGGCCGGGTGAACAGATCTACATAACAGTGATGGGTTCAGCTAACGAGACCGCGTCCTACGAGATTACCGTTCCCTGAGGTGTAGCACTTGCTCTCCATAAAGGCCTACGAGGCCCTCGCTTTGCTGGCCTTCTCTGCTGCACTGCTGATCTCAAGGAGGCTGAGGCACGACGTAGTGGGCGTCATAACTGCCCTGGCCCTTGTGGCCCTCGGGCTGGTTAGTCCATTACAGGCGCTCTCTAACCTGTCCTCAGTGGCCGTGGTGGTCCTCGCCTCAGCCATGATAATAGCTGGCGTCGTGGCCGACTCAGGAGTCCTTGACGTCCTGGGCGACAGAATAGCCTCGAGGGTCACGAGCGGCCTCCTGGTAATAGTAATCGTACTGTTGATATCACTGTTCAGCTCCGGCTTCGTGAGCGACGTGGCCCTGACGTTCATGTTCATGCCCCTGATATACAGCGTGGCGTCACGTGTGAGGAGGCCCGCCTCTAGGTACCTGATGCTGCTCTCATATGCAGCCATACTCGGCGGGAGGTACACTATAATTGGCACCTCGTCAAACATAGTGCTTGAGGGCCTCTGGACCCAGAGGTTTGGGAGGCCCCTTGGCATATTCTCGACGCTCCCGGTTGGCCTCGCTGCCGCCCTGGCCGGCCTTGGGGTTGCCATAGCCTTAGTGCCCCTCCTGGTCAGGGGGAGCGCCAAGGGGACTGCAAGCCTTGAGATGGTTGGGAAGCATGAGATACTGATAGAGGCTGACGTTGAGGAGGGGAGCGAAGTGGTCGGCCTAAACATAAGGCAGGCTGAGGAGAAGCTGGGGGCCAGGATAAGGCTGCTGAGGGGGGCGCTGTCGATATACTCGAGACGCACAATAAGGGCAGGGGACAAGCTCATACTTTCAGTTGAGAGGGACAGGCTGCCGGTCATAATGAGCGTCAAGGGCCTCAGGACAGGGCTTGGCCAGGGCCCCTTCTACGAGCTCCTGGTCACGGGGAGCTCCGCAGTTGTTGGAAACACTATATATGAGGTTAACATGAGGCTCAGGGACGTTAAGGTTGTTGGCGTTGCCACCAGGAACAGCCTCGGGAGCATAAGGAGCTACGCCCTGGCCCCGGGCGACATAGTCCTTGTAGAGGGCGATGAGAAGGCCGTGGCGCAGGCGGCCGACGCCTACAGGCTCACGCCGCTGACCACGACGCCCGTCAAGTCGCTTAACGTCAGGGCCGCGGCCTCAGGCCTCCTGGGACTCTCCGTGGCCCTAGCTGCCTCAGCTGCCGGACTCAACATGGCGCTGAGCTTCCTTGCCGGGGCGCTGCTTGCAGTCATCCCGCAGCCAGGGTCGCTGAGGAAGGTCTACTCCTACGTGGACTGGTCGGCAATAGTCTTCATCGGCACCTACCTCTCGATGGGGGAGGCGCTGATAAGCTCAGGGCTTGGGAGCGCCATGAGCTTCATGGCCTCCTCCCCGCTCCTGCTCATGCTGGCCGGCGTTGTCCTTGCAAACCTGGTGGGCAACGTGGCGTCGGCGATAATACTTGGACCCCTGGCCATCAGCTCGCCCCACCCCCTCACAGCAGTGATTGCCCTCTCCATGGCCGTGTCATCAACTTTCATAACGCCGTTCTCCCACCCGGCCAACCTGGTTGTCTACTCAGCTGGGGGCTACACCCCCAGTGACTTCGCCAAGGCCGGCGTGCCCGTGGCTCTGACAGTAATTGTGGTCACGGCCCTGATGCTTCACCTGTTCTAGGTGCTCAGGCAGCTCGTGCTGCGGTCATCGCGGCCCCGCGCTCTCCAGAGGTGCATCCTCCTCATCGCAGTTTTAGCATTCTTTGGGCGGCCTAATAAGCTTCAGCTCACCTCAGGCCCCCTGAGGTACCAGGCTATCGACGCCGTTGCCCCCACGGCCCAGAGGACCACGTTATATATCATGTACTGGAGCTGTGTGAAGTTCGCCAGGTAGAACACTGAGGCGGCGTAGAGCGCGTAAGGCACTACCCTGACTATTGCTATTGCCGTGCCCCTGTAGCCGACAGGGAATGCGAGGGGCTCGAGTATGACCCTCGCCGCCCACGCCATCTCCCCGAAGACCCCGTTGACCAGGAGGAGGTAGGTGAAGAGCATGAAGCTGTGAGCGACGTAGCCGAGGACCGCGGCTGCGACAGCCATGGAGGCCAGGCCGCCAACGTAGCTCACAGCCGTCAGCGCCCTGCTCCCGGCCGGCCTTAGGACTGCCAGAGCGAGCGGGCCCCCCACGAGCTCGCCGACGTTGTAAATCACCAGCAACAGGCCTGTGCTCCTGGGGAAGAGGTAGGGGCCTATGGTGAGGGCAAGGAAGGCGTAGGTGAGCGCAGTGGCTATGACGAGGGAGGTGAGCACGGCGACCCTGAAGGCCAGCCCAGGCCCCTCGCCCGGCCCCGCCACCCTGCCCCTGGCCTCCTCTGGCAGGGACTCCCACTCAGGCGACTCGGGCAGCAGGAACCTGGTGACCAGGAGCACAGCAATGGCAGCCCCGAGGGTTACGGCGAGCGAGTATATGGCGGCGCTGACAGGTATTGCGTTGCTCTGGTAGAGCATCATTATGAGGCCGTCTATGAGGACCCCAAGGTTGGATATGTCAGTTATAAGTATCAGCGCCGCCGTCCTTTGGCCCCTCCCGAAGACCTCGGCGAGGTAGGCCAGCACAGCCGGCATTTCGCCGCCGAGGCCGACCTGAGCCACGGCGAGGCTCGCTATGAGGGCCGCCAGGGGCCATCTGTACTCAAGGGCCAGGAGGGCCGCGAGGGAGCCAAGGCCGTAGAGGGCGAGGGTCACTATGAATGAGGGCTTCCTGCCAATGACGTCAGCTAGCCTGCCCACAGTCAAGTTGCCTATCAGCGTGCCCACCGGTATCATGAGGAACATGAGCGTGTCGGCCCACTGCGGCGCCGAGGACCATATTGCCACCACGGGAACCATGCCGAGGACCAGGCCGTAGGCAACCATGGAGACGCTCATGGAGGCAGCTATCAGGGCCCTGCCGGCCTTCAAGGGGGTGCGCCTGGAGGGCCTGGGCGCCTGAGGGAAAAGAGGCCTGCTGAACGTTCAGTACTGTGAGGTCCTAGGCCATGAAGTGACAGACATGGGCCTCCTCAGCCTCCTCGCTATTAGGTAGGCGGCGATGGACGCCACCAGCGAGGCCAGGAAGACGTACATGTAGGTTATGTACGCCACTGAGAAGTAGAAGGTTATACCGAGCAGGGCTATGCCAACCGCTATCACGGCCTTGCCAACAGGGCCGATGACCTTCACTGCTGAGGCTGCCACAAGCGCTAGGCTGAACACGTAGAACAGCGTGTCGGCGGCATATGCTATCTCCATAGCATTATAGGTGAGGGCGACGCCCCTGTAGCCCATGGCGGCCGCTATAGCGTATGACATTATTGTTGAGAGCACCGCGAGGGCGCTGCTTGTAAAGAGCGCGACGTCGGGCGACCTAAACTTCAAGTGGACGGAGCTGAGTGGGCGGGGCATGAGGCCGTCCCTCGACATGCCGTATAGCATCCTGGCAGTGGCGTTGAGCGTCGCCAGGTAGCAGCTGAGGACGCTTATGAGTACGCTGATAGCAAAGACTACCTCCCCCGGGTAGCCCAGGTACGCCCTTATGAGCGCGTATACAGGGTTAAGGCCCGCCCCTTCGGCCGCGCTGATGAAGCTGCTTATGCTTCCCTGGCTCACGCCTATGTCCACCAGGACGGAGTACATGACTATGACGTAGAGGAGCCCCATGAGGAGGGTTGCCGAGAGCGTCGCCCAGGGCACGGACCTCCTCGGGTCCCTGGCCTCCTCTGATATCATGGTGCTGACCTCAAAGCCCATGAAGTACGTTATCCCGAATACGAGCCCAGCGCTTATGGCCTTCAGCACGGCCGGGAGGCTAGACTGGAAGGTCGCCTGGGGCGTGAAGGGGTAGAGGCTGAGGCTCGACAGGTGGGTCGCTACGCTGAGGGCTGAGAAGGCCAATAGCACGGCGACCTCGATTGAGGTCAGGGCCACCTCCGTCCTCACGCTCGGCCTTATGCCAAGGTAGGCTATAGCAAGGTCTAGGACGATTGGGGCAGAGACCAGTATAAGGGGGCTCACCTTGACGCCCGTAATCGCATATATGCTCTCGTAGCCCAGGTAGCCGAAGGCTATAGCCACTGAGCCTACGCCAAGCACGCTGTAAAATATAGTGTAGACGAAGCCGTTGACGAAGCCCGCGCCCTCGCCGAAGCCCTCCTTGACGTAGTCGTAAAAGCTGGCGGCGTTCACATATCTTTTGGACAGGACGTATATGGCGTACACCACGGGCAGCACGCCGAGGAGTGTTATAAGCATGGCAAGCGGTGCGGCCCCCAGGCTGCTGCCTATTATGAAGGCGGCCCCGCCCGCAACGCTGTAGGCCGGAGCCTGGCCCGCGAGGGAGTTGTAGAAGGCCTCCAGAGGGCTCACGGCCGAGCTCCTAAGAGAGCGTTGCTTCAGCTCAACAGCAACGTCCGTCGCCTCGCCCCTCAAGGCGCTCACAGACCTAGCCTGACCTAAGGAGGAAAAGGGCTCTGCTGAACGTTCAGTATCTGAAGCCCTCTAGGGCAGCCCTTGAGGCTTCCTCGGGGCTCACGTTAAGGCCCAGGTCCCTGAGGGCCGAGCCCAGGGCCAGGAAGGCCCTGGCCAGCCTCTCAGCCGAGGCCTGGACCCCCATGTGGCCCACCCTTATCAGCTTGCCCTGGAGGGGCCCCCAGCTGCCGGCTATCATTGTGTTATACTTCCTCCATGCCAGCTCCCTCACCCTCGCCTCGTCAACCCCCCTGGGCAGCTCCATGGCCGTCACCGTCGGGGAGCTGTGCTCCACAATGTCAGGGTAGTGGGCGAGGCCTAGGGCTTCAACGGCCCTCCAGGCCGCTGACCTGGCGGCCAGGTGCCTCCTGTAGGCGCTCTCAAGGCCCTCGGCCAGCACTACGTCTATAGCCCTTGAGACGGCGTAGAGCAGGGGCTCGCTGACAGTGTAAGGGAACAGACCTTTCTCGTCAAGCCATGACTCCCACTGGAGGAGGCTCATGTAGTAGCCCTGGTAGTTTACCTTCCTGGCCCTCTCCATGGCCGCCTCGCTGACGCTCATCAGCGTGACCCCGGCTGGGGCGTTGAGGGCCTTCTGGCTGCCCCCTATGGCTATGTCAACCCCCCAGCTGTCAACGCTGAGCGGCACGGCGCCCACTGTGGAGACCACGTCGGCTATCACGAGGAGGCCGTAGGACTTGGCGACCTTGGCCACGCCGGAGAGGTCATTCAGCATGGCCGATGGGGTGTCGCAGTGCACCACAGTTACAGCGACGGCGTCCCTGTTGGCCTCTATGACCCTCTCCAGCTGGCCCAGGTCAACTGCCCTCCTCCAGTCAGCGCCGAGCTTAACTGGGACGCCGCCGTAGGCCCTGACCAGGTCGGCGAAGGAGTCGCCGTAGACCCCGTTGTCAACAACTATCACCTTGTCACCCCTGCTGATCAAGTTAGCTATGGCAGCCTCGAGGCCAAGCATGGCCTCCCCTATCATCAGGTAAACCCTCGACTTGGTGGCCCCGAAGAGCCTGGCGGCCCTCGACCTCAGGTCGCTGTAGAAGCTGAGGAAGTCAGGGTCTAGGTCTGAGTTCGTCTCAGGCCTGAGCATGGCACTCATGACGTCGTACGGCACCTCTGTGGGCCCGGGGGTCATTATAAGCCTGTCCGGGAAGCTCAAGGCAGGTCAAGGGCCTTAAGGGCTTGCGGGGAAAAACGCTTTGCTGAGCGTTCTCTACCTAAATGCTGGCCTGCGGCTATTAGCTTGGACGCGAGGGCCCCAGGGGCGCCTCTAAACGCCTAGAGGGCCCCATCGAGCCTCTACGAGTGAAGGCCTTAGCGGTAAGCTTTTGAGTCCTGGCTTCGATTTAAACGAGGGGCTGGGGCTCAGGGCTCAGCCTGGACTGGATTCATCATGATCAGTTGCCACGCGGTACATCATTGCCCCAGCCCCTTGTAATTGTCTGTATAGAGTACTCTTACAGGACCCCAGGCCGGGAGCTACCTCCTTGACTG is part of the Acidilobus sp. 7A genome and encodes:
- the tldD gene encoding zinc metalloprotease TldD; the protein is MESIDEAMRLGASFADLRYFRARTMAVSSTESREVVNNYGVSEGHALRVLVNGSWGYYTTSESSVGAGAAREAFKSASGQGNVRVYELRPLRDRVEVKVRRPLAEDPAEVMRELRRIREQVRAQEPRVKSITVNYSQVEYDKGYWSSDGRDLELRYSISRVSLTAVAREGDVVASAYASKSTYLGYALEVFDVNELIDLLLRRLRSQLKGVTVRPGQYQVVLSPDVSGVFAHEALGHLAEADIAVDGILGKLRGRRVAADFVNVSDSPQLDDPMAIGITPYDDEGVRGREVKIIEGGVMRELMNDRSYAASLGEEPTGNGRAEDFRSSVVVRMRNTYFKPGDMSLEELLEGVKDGFLMESVMGGQTSNDGTFQFGIQEGYRVVNGEVREPIRGAGIAGYTIETIGNIDGVSRDFKVWPGVCGKAGQSVFVGTGGPYVRVSKMKVG
- a CDS encoding TldD/PmbA family protein → MEAISRLLGEASASGAQAEVIYVRSRSVELSWEKMKQYGMTYVEEGCGLRVVKDGRVGFAYSNRCSGDLVKMALSAAKASEPDSANSLPAPEPVQPIEGSYDSSLEEPWEALRGFMEAVLSYRGGHLNIISARAWGGTALVSVASTEGVDVSSSASFVGAAATGNYMGESYVGPEIYEYGDSRAARGVKVDDFMRELSRKAELTGKREQLKRTDRPVALTPKAINELLFPLLNHAVSLESVYRSRSPLKPGDFVGNRVTVIDNPRLPEGAWSRPFDGEGLPTREVAVIDAGTFRTPLSNTFWANKAGGVNTHSSWRTFMTLPAISATYLVIDAQGAGDLGDAVFVDQVQGVHTSNFDTGEFAVNAAIAWDGDGGLREFVLSGDLKQLLGGLVGLAPDRRRYGRVVSGTALVQGLRISS
- a CDS encoding SLC13 family permease produces the protein MLSIKAYEALALLAFSAALLISRRLRHDVVGVITALALVALGLVSPLQALSNLSSVAVVVLASAMIIAGVVADSGVLDVLGDRIASRVTSGLLVIVIVLLISLFSSGFVSDVALTFMFMPLIYSVASRVRRPASRYLMLLSYAAILGGRYTIIGTSSNIVLEGLWTQRFGRPLGIFSTLPVGLAAALAGLGVAIALVPLLVRGSAKGTASLEMVGKHEILIEADVEEGSEVVGLNIRQAEEKLGARIRLLRGALSIYSRRTIRAGDKLILSVERDRLPVIMSVKGLRTGLGQGPFYELLVTGSSAVVGNTIYEVNMRLRDVKVVGVATRNSLGSIRSYALAPGDIVLVEGDEKAVAQAADAYRLTPLTTTPVKSLNVRAAASGLLGLSVALAASAAGLNMALSFLAGALLAVIPQPGSLRKVYSYVDWSAIVFIGTYLSMGEALISSGLGSAMSFMASSPLLLMLAGVVLANLVGNVASAIILGPLAISSPHPLTAVIALSMAVSSTFITPFSHPANLVVYSAGGYTPSDFAKAGVPVALTVIVVTALMLHLF
- a CDS encoding MFS transporter, which translates into the protein MKAGRALIAASMSVSMVAYGLVLGMVPVVAIWSSAPQWADTLMFLMIPVGTLIGNLTVGRLADVIGRKPSFIVTLALYGLGSLAALLALEYRWPLAALIASLAVAQVGLGGEMPAVLAYLAEVFGRGQRTAALILITDISNLGVLIDGLIMMLYQSNAIPVSAAIYSLAVTLGAAIAVLLVTRFLLPESPEWESLPEEARGRVAGPGEGPGLAFRVAVLTSLVIATALTYAFLALTIGPYLFPRSTGLLLVIYNVGELVGGPLALAVLRPAGSRALTAVSYVGGLASMAVAAAVLGYVAHSFMLFTYLLLVNGVFGEMAWAARVILEPLAFPVGYRGTAIAIVRVVPYALYAASVFYLANFTQLQYMIYNVVLWAVGATASIAWYLRGPEVS